A window of Deltaproteobacteria bacterium genomic DNA:
ACAGTTTCTCATGCTTTTTGGGAAGCGATCTTTGCTGCAAAGCAGCTTTGACAGGGTAGCCCATTTGGCGCCTCCGGAAAAAGTGCTGGTCCTGACTAACCTTGCCTTTGTTCCACTTGTGAAGGAACAGCTTCCTCAAATACCGAATGAGAACATTATCGGCGAACCCATGCGGCGTGATACGGCAGCGGCCGTTGCTCTGGCAACTCTCATTTGTAAAAAACGATTCGGAAATGGTGTCATGGCCATTCTGACGGCAGATCATATTATCGAGCCTGTCGAACTTTTTCAAAAGACCATGCTCTCTGCTGTTAATGCGGCAAGCAAGAGCAAATCCCTCTATACGATCGGAATAGAACCCGCTTATCCGGCGACAGGTTACGGCTACCTTGAAACTAGTGAGGAACTGATGGAAGAAGATGGCGTCAGGCATTACCGGATTAAGCAATTCAAGGAAAAACCGGACCTTGACAGCGCCAGAAAATATATTAAATCAGGGCGCTTTTTCTGGAACAGCGGCATGTTTGTCTGGAGAACGGAGTCCATTCTTGAAGAATTTAACCGCTGCCTGCCCGGGCACCTTGAGCACATAGCACCGGCCCTTGACAAGGATGGCACGAAGGAGTGGCAAAAAGCCCTTGAAGTCGCCTTCGAGCCTCTAAAAAAGATATCCATTGATTTTGCCGTTATGGAAAAGGCAGGTGATGTTCGTACTGTGGGCGCCGCTTTTTTCTGGAGTGACGTGGGGGGCTGGATAGCCCTGGAAGAATTTCTTCAAAAAGATAATGAAAATAATCATTATCGCGGCAATGTAAAAAGCTATGATGCAGGTGAAAACCTCGTATTTTGTGAAGAAGAAGGAGAGACGGTTGCCCTGGTAGGCGTTGAAAATCTGATTGTAGTAAGAACGGGGTCTAAAACGCTTATTGTTGAAAAGGGCAGGGCTGAAGAGGTAAAGAAACTTGTAGACAGCCTTCCTGAAGAACTGAAATAAAGAGTTTCTTCCCCTGTCAAGGTTTATCAATTTAAAAAATCTTTGCAAGGGAAGGATGAATATATTAATTTAATAGAAACACTTATTTACTCAGCATGCCTGTTTAACCTTTAACTGAAAGAGAGGGGAAAGAGGATGAGTGAACTGGTCGGGCGTCAATACTGCATTGAAAATCCCCGTACCATTATCAGGTTTTTCGGGGTAGGCGTTTTCCTGGGAATGCTCTTTAGGGGAAACAAAACACTTCTTGAACGGGCCATAGCGTCTTATGAGCGGCGGGGAGTAAAAATGCCCGGACCACTGGGTGAAAGCTACAAGCTGGCTGCACATATCGAGTTTCGTATGGCCAGACTCTATAAACATCTGGCCCGTCACTTCAGGAATAATCGTGCTGTATCTGCCTTTTTTGATGACCTCCGTAAAGAGGAGGAGGAGCATGGCCGCTTAATGCTTCTCTGCCTCTATTGCGTTAAACTCAATCCCCATACCCGCTTTAGCCCCTCTGCACGTGATACCCATATAAAAGAAATTCTTAAAGCCATAAGGGACTGTGAAAAAAGGATAGATTCCCTCTCTCTTGAAGATGCCTTTCTCATTACTGAAGCCTTTGAACGGAGTGAGATTAATAATATTTTCGGTAAATTGCTAGGCCAGACAGAGCAGAAAGGGGCCGGTCTTTTTGCGAAGGAGCTTGAAGCGCTGGAAAGTCACAGCGTTACCGTTCCCCGACGTATCAGGGAGCTTAAGAAGCATCTAGGTTCTTTATAAACTGACTCTCGGCAAGTTGAAATACTAATCCCGGAAAGAAAGAGCATATCCTCCTTTCTTCTTCATAAAAGAAGAAAAGAGTTCTTCAAATTGGGGGACAACAGAGTCTTTAACGGATGAGAGTTTTAAAAGGGCTTCTCCGTAATCATAAACACGGGGGCACCTGTCGAAAAGGCCCGTTTCTCTTTTCTTCTCTGCAATAAAAAGTCGCATGAAAAGAGGGGCGTAGGCCGTATCGACGAGGGCGAAATCTTCGCCGTTAAAATAGGGCCCCTTTTCCAGGGCTTTTTCCAAAAGTGCAAGCTTGTCTAAAAGCCCCTGGCGGCACTTTTTATAATCTTCCCTGCCGGGGGTGGTATACATTTGAAACTGAGTCATGGTAAGGGCCGAGGCAAATTCTATGGATGCCCTGTTTTTTGCCTTGAGAAGCGGGTCTGCCGGATGCAGTGAAGGGGGAGAAATTTCGTCAAGGTATTCGTTAATAACGGCTGATTCAAAAAGTACCTCATTGTTTACCCTTAAAAGCGGGACTTTTCCAAAGGGCGAGATTTTTAAAAACCAGTCCGGTTTGTTTGCCAGGTCGATGTAGGTAATATCAAAATCGATACCCTTATGAAGGAGGGTAATGACGGAGCGCTGAACATAAGGGCAAATTTTAAAACTAATCAACTCGGGTTTAGTCACTGAACTGCCTTAATCCTTTTTTTTGCCGGTCTTATGCAGGCGGATGATCTTGTCAGCCAGGGTTTTGTGGTCAAAAGGTTTGACAATGTAGCCCTGTATGCCCAGATCCTTGCAGTCGCTTACACTCGATTTTTCATCGAGGCAGGATGACACGATAATCGTCGTTTTCTCATCATTCCACTTGCCCCTTATCTCTTCAAGGATAGTATAACCGCACATTCCGGGAAGGAGTATATCGAGAATGATCATGTCGGGTTTCCATGAGAGATAGGCCCCCATGGCCTCTGTACCGTTATCCATGAATTTCTTTTCAAAGAGATCGCCGGGAAGGGCAACATCATAAAGATTGGAAAGGCTTTTGTCATCTTCTACGATCAGGATTTTCAACTTGGACATTATGGTACCTGCCTTTTCTGGTTCAATGGTTTAGATGAAAACGCCCATCACCGGTTTCATCTGAAGTTTATCAAAAAATTTGAAATAATTAAATCAAAGAGGCGCTTTTTCTTAAGAGTACTTTATTATAGCAGATGCAGAAAACCATTTAACAGAGCCATGCAAACCATAGATGGGGTAAAGTCAGGGTACGAAAGGGGACATTTTTTCAGCCCTTTAGTGACATGGAGAGCATCATATTATATGATCATATATATGCCCTGAAAGCCTGAGTGGAAGGAGAAGATAAAAGAGATGGCACAAGTAAAAACATTGGAAGAGAGAACCGTTGAACTGGGCCTGGAAATATATGATTCCATAAAAGGGGAAGTGCCCGGTTTTTTCGACAGTACCCGCTGGAAGGGCAAAATTATGGACTGGGCCATGAAGGATGAGCAATTTAAGGTTCAGCTCTTCAGGTTTGTCGATACTATCCCTGCCATAAAGGAAGACCGGGACCTGCTTCCCCTTATTCATGAATATTTCCTTGATGATAAAATGTTCCTGTCTCCTGCCTTAAAAAAACTGGTGCCCAAAAAAGGAATGACGGCATCTTTGGCAGGCAAGCTTGTAAAGAGTAATGTACAAGTGCTGGCCAGGCAGTTTATTGCAGCCCATACACCACAGGAAGCCATGAAAAAGATCACTTCTCTCCGAAAAGAGGGAAGAACTGCTACCGTTGATCTCCTTGGTGAAGCCGTGCTTAGTGACCAGGAAGCTTATCTTTATACGGAGCGATATATTGAAATCATTAAGTCAGTGGCAAAGGAGGCAGAAAAATGGCCTGACAGTGAACTCCTCGATAACAATCATATGGGAAGCCTGCCCAAGGTCGACCTTTCACTCAAAATTTCTTCTTTCTATTCCCGCCTTGATCCCATTGCAAACCTTGATTCCATTACGGAAGTTACAAAGACGTTGGGTCTTGTTTTTGAAGAGGCTTCGGAAAGAAACCTTTCCCTCACCCTCGATATGGAGCATTACCAACTCAAAGACCTGACCATTGAAGTTTTTAAGGCCCTGCTAACCCGGTTTCCTGACTATAATAATGCCGGTATTGCCATCCAGACCTACCTGAAAGACTCGGAAAAAGACCTTGCCTCACTCATCGAATGGGCCAGGAAAAAGGAGCGCATAATCAATGTAAGGCTTGTCAAAGGGGCCTACTGGGATTACGAGAAGGTCATTAATTCCCAGGCGGGCTGGCCCATACCGGTTTATACTTCCAAGACTGAAACGGATGCCAATTTTGAAAAACTGACCTTGCTTCTCCTTGAAAACAGCGATGTGGTAAGGCCTGCCATTGCAAGCCACAATATTAGAAGTATGGCCCATGCCATGGCCATTGCCGAATCGCTGGGCCTGCCCAAAAAGGGCGTCGAGTTTCAGGCTCTCTTTGGTATGGCTGAGCCCATAAAAAAGGCTGTTGCTTCGCGCGGCTACCGGGTAAGAGAATATCTTCCTGTTGGCGAATTTCTTCCCGGCATGGCCTATCTCGTGAGACGTCTTCTTGAAAATACGTCCAATGAATCGTTCTTAAAACTCTCCTTTGCCGATAAAATAGACGCCGCCGATCTTATCAGCAGAGCCCAGTCATCGGGAACGGAAGGTAAGGAGGAGGAGAAAAGGGTAAAGGCGGAAGGATTCAGTAATATTCCCAATACGGACTTTTCAAAGAGCGAAATGCGAAAACTTTTCGGCTCCACCCTGAAAAAGGTAAGAGCCGGGCTTGGTGGTGAAAAGCAGATACCACTCATTATGGGCGGGAAAAAAATCACCACTGACAAGGAGATAATCTCTGTAAACCCGGCCAATCCCGAAGAGATAGTGGGGAGGGTTGCATGGGCAACAGGAAAGGATACCCTTGAGGCCATTCAATGCGCTGGAAGGGCTTTTCTTTCCTGGAGAAATGAATTGCCGCAAAAAAGGGCTGCCTGTCTTGAAAAAGCGGCCCGGTGGATGACGGAGAAGCGTTATGAAATAGCGGCGCTTCAGGTTTTTGAGGTCGGTAAAAGCTGGAGAGAGGCCGATGCCGATCTTTCCGAGGCTATCGATTTTCTTAATTTCTACGCTCAGGAGATGATAGAACTCTCAGAGATAGAGAAGCTCGGCAATTATCCCGGAGAACGGAACCACCAGCACTATATTCCCAGAGGGGTGGCGGCCATCATTTCTCCCTGGAATTTTCCCCTTGCCATTGTTTGCGGTATGACGGCAGCAGCCATCGTAACGGGCAATTGCGCCATTGTCAAACCATCAAGCCTGTCGCCGGTAACGGCTTATTACCTCATTCAGGCCTTCCAGTCTGCCGGCCTTCCTGACGGTGTTATTCAATTTCTGCCCGGCCCCGGCAGTGCAACGGGCGCTGCCCTTGCTGATCATCCTGATGTAGATATTATCGCTTTTACAGGTTCCATGGAAGTAGGCCTGGCTCTTGTCGAGCGGGCAGGCAAACCTGTAAAGGGAGAAAAAAATGTGAAAAAGGTCATTGCCGAGATGGGCGGAAAAAACGCTATAATCATCGATAAAAGTGCCGATCTCGATGAAGCCATAAAGGGAGTGGTCGCCTCTTTTACAGGATTCCAGGGGCAAAAGTGCTCCGCCTGTTCCCGCGTCATTGTTGTAGGCGCCATTGTTGAGGACTTCATCGCCAGACTGACGGAAGCCGTAAGAAGTATCACCATCGGTCCTCCCGATAATCCCGCCAATATTATGGGGCCTATGATCGATGAAGCAGCCATGCTGAAAGTCAGGGAATACGTTGAAATCGGAAAAAAGGAGGCTACCCTTCACTATAGGTCGGAGCATGTTCCCACAGACGGCTTCTATGCAGGCCCTGTCATCTTCCGTGATGTCAAAGCTGATGCCCGAATAGCCACTGAAGAGATATTCGGCCCCATACTGGCCGTTATATCAGCTTCCACTATTGACGAAGCTATTAAAATTGCCAACGATACGCCTTATGCTCTCACGGGAGGTATTTATTCGAGAAGTCCGGCAAATATAGAAAAGGCCAGGAAGGAATTTCTCGTAGGCAATTTCTACATTAACAGGAAGATTACAGGTGCCCTCGTGTCGAGGCAGCCTTTCGGGGGATTCAAGATGTCGGGCCTCGGATCGAAGGCCGGAGGAGAGGATTACCTCCGGCACTTTCTTTTTCCGCGGGTTATATCGGAGAATACGCTAAGAAGGGGGTTTGCACCGGAGGAATAGGGTGTTTTGACAGGAATTTGCACTGATATTTTATGATTTTTAAAAGTATTTTCCAGGCCTCTGGCACCTTTCTTCCCTTGAGCCCTATCGCTACTTCCCTTCTCTCTCAAACTGCCAAAAGTCTTTCGGTTTAACTATGGCTATTCCTATGTAGGACTCCAACACGAGGAGATCCTCATCGCCCGTTATTATACAGTCTGCCTTTACAGCCCCGGCCCCGGCAAGTACAGCATCATCATCGGGATCCCGGCATAAAGATACTTCCAGCGGTCCGGCGCTAACAAGCTGCAGGGTCGATTTTAGGTACCCAACGGCGTCTCTAACTACTTCCGGTGGAAATTTCAGTTTCTGGGTAAGTTTTTCTTCAAATTCCTTAAGGATAAAGGGGGAAATAAAAATGTTGTGTGTAGTAATACAGTGTTCGAAAAGTTCTTTACAGGCACCATGTGAAACAAAAGCAGCGATGAGGACATTGGTATCAAGGAAAACTCTCACGATACGATTTTGAAAACGTCCTCATCTGTGAAAATGCCCCGCTTTTCTGCCTCGGCGGTCATAACTCCACGGAGTTTATTGAATTCCCGGACAGAGAAGTACTGACGCAGCGCTTCACGTACAACATCGCTTCGGTTAAGGTGTTCCTCTTTCACAATACCGTCAAGCTTTTTCTTAAAAGATTCAGGCAGGCTGATTGTTATGGTTTCTCTCATTTTTAAAATCTCCTGTATTACAATCTAACACACAACAAGGTTGCTGTCAAAAAGGTTTTAATAGTTTATTAAAACCTTTTCCCAGAAAACTGAAACCTTGTTTTCTGGAACCCTTTCTCATTATTCTTTTCTTAGTGATATGGGGTATGTTTTGTGGATAATATTGCTTGAAGGTACTTCCTTTCCTTCTATGCCACATCTTCCTCGAAAACATGGACCTCGCTGTCAAGCCTTCCTGCAAGATTATCCTCGGCTTTTTCAAGGTCATAACGGCTTTGAAGGTTCATCCAGAATTGTGGCGTCATTTTGAAGAACCTGCCTAGCCTTAAGGCTGTATCAGCACTAATGGCTCTTTTCCCATGAACAATTTCATTTATCCTGCGAGGTGGTACACTAGTATCTTTTGCCAGGCGGTACTGGGAGATTTCCATTGGTTGAAGAAACTCTTCAAAAAGAATTTTACCGGGATGAATAGAATGTATTTTATGATTTTTCATCGTATACTTTCCTCATTTAAGCGAGTATTTCAAATAATTCTGTCGCCCTGATTATACGGACAGGTTTATATTTTTCCACATCGAGAAGAGCGCTGTCTCCTGTAACGAGAAAGGCAGCCCCGGCAGCGATAGCGCAAGATATAAACTTGTCGTCATCAGCATCCCGACATAGGCCGTTTACGCTTTCTGCTGCCTCAATAACTTCAAAGAAAGGAAGAATATCCTCTTTTATGACCCGTCCTATCTCTTTTTCAGTTAACTTGAATTTAGGGTAATAAAGAACGTCTCTCAGTTCTTCATATGTTTCCTTTGTAAGGCATGGCATCAAGCTTCCGCCCTTCCAGGATTCGATGATCCACGAAAGCCTGCCCCCGAAGAGGAGTGCAGGTACGAGTACATTTGTATCGAATACAACTCTTAGCGGTTCTTCTTTTTTCTTGCCCATGAAACAGCATCGCTCACATCA
This region includes:
- a CDS encoding sugar phosphate nucleotidyltransferase; this translates as MSYREDLSVVIMAGGAGTRFWPLSTEKRPKQFLMLFGKRSLLQSSFDRVAHLAPPEKVLVLTNLAFVPLVKEQLPQIPNENIIGEPMRRDTAAAVALATLICKKRFGNGVMAILTADHIIEPVELFQKTMLSAVNAASKSKSLYTIGIEPAYPATGYGYLETSEELMEEDGVRHYRIKQFKEKPDLDSARKYIKSGRFFWNSGMFVWRTESILEEFNRCLPGHLEHIAPALDKDGTKEWQKALEVAFEPLKKISIDFAVMEKAGDVRTVGAAFFWSDVGGWIALEEFLQKDNENNHYRGNVKSYDAGENLVFCEEEGETVALVGVENLIVVRTGSKTLIVEKGRAEEVKKLVDSLPEELK
- a CDS encoding glutathione S-transferase family protein, with protein sequence MTKPELISFKICPYVQRSVITLLHKGIDFDITYIDLANKPDWFLKISPFGKVPLLRVNNEVLFESAVINEYLDEISPPSLHPADPLLKAKNRASIEFASALTMTQFQMYTTPGREDYKKCRQGLLDKLALLEKALEKGPYFNGEDFALVDTAYAPLFMRLFIAEKKRETGLFDRCPRVYDYGEALLKLSSVKDSVVPQFEELFSSFMKKKGGYALSFRD
- a CDS encoding response regulator; translation: MSKLKILIVEDDKSLSNLYDVALPGDLFEKKFMDNGTEAMGAYLSWKPDMIILDILLPGMCGYTILEEIRGKWNDEKTTIIVSSCLDEKSSVSDCKDLGIQGYIVKPFDHKTLADKIIRLHKTGKKKD
- a CDS encoding proline dehydrogenase family protein translates to MAQVKTLEERTVELGLEIYDSIKGEVPGFFDSTRWKGKIMDWAMKDEQFKVQLFRFVDTIPAIKEDRDLLPLIHEYFLDDKMFLSPALKKLVPKKGMTASLAGKLVKSNVQVLARQFIAAHTPQEAMKKITSLRKEGRTATVDLLGEAVLSDQEAYLYTERYIEIIKSVAKEAEKWPDSELLDNNHMGSLPKVDLSLKISSFYSRLDPIANLDSITEVTKTLGLVFEEASERNLSLTLDMEHYQLKDLTIEVFKALLTRFPDYNNAGIAIQTYLKDSEKDLASLIEWARKKERIINVRLVKGAYWDYEKVINSQAGWPIPVYTSKTETDANFEKLTLLLLENSDVVRPAIASHNIRSMAHAMAIAESLGLPKKGVEFQALFGMAEPIKKAVASRGYRVREYLPVGEFLPGMAYLVRRLLENTSNESFLKLSFADKIDAADLISRAQSSGTEGKEEEKRVKAEGFSNIPNTDFSKSEMRKLFGSTLKKVRAGLGGEKQIPLIMGGKKITTDKEIISVNPANPEEIVGRVAWATGKDTLEAIQCAGRAFLSWRNELPQKRAACLEKAARWMTEKRYEIAALQVFEVGKSWREADADLSEAIDFLNFYAQEMIELSEIEKLGNYPGERNHQHYIPRGVAAIISPWNFPLAIVCGMTAAAIVTGNCAIVKPSSLSPVTAYYLIQAFQSAGLPDGVIQFLPGPGSATGAALADHPDVDIIAFTGSMEVGLALVERAGKPVKGEKNVKKVIAEMGGKNAIIIDKSADLDEAIKGVVASFTGFQGQKCSACSRVIVVGAIVEDFIARLTEAVRSITIGPPDNPANIMGPMIDEAAMLKVREYVEIGKKEATLHYRSEHVPTDGFYAGPVIFRDVKADARIATEEIFGPILAVISASTIDEAIKIANDTPYALTGGIYSRSPANIEKARKEFLVGNFYINRKITGALVSRQPFGGFKMSGLGSKAGGEDYLRHFLFPRVISENTLRRGFAPEE
- a CDS encoding putative toxin-antitoxin system toxin component, PIN family, with amino-acid sequence MRVFLDTNVLIAAFVSHGACKELFEHCITTHNIFISPFILKEFEEKLTQKLKFPPEVVRDAVGYLKSTLQLVSAGPLEVSLCRDPDDDAVLAGAGAVKADCIITGDEDLLVLESYIGIAIVKPKDFWQFEREGK
- a CDS encoding ribbon-helix-helix domain-containing protein, translated to MRETITISLPESFKKKLDGIVKEEHLNRSDVVREALRQYFSVREFNKLRGVMTAEAEKRGIFTDEDVFKIVS
- a CDS encoding HigA family addiction module antitoxin, yielding MKNHKIHSIHPGKILFEEFLQPMEISQYRLAKDTSVPPRRINEIVHGKRAISADTALRLGRFFKMTPQFWMNLQSRYDLEKAEDNLAGRLDSEVHVFEEDVA
- a CDS encoding putative toxin-antitoxin system toxin component, PIN family, coding for MGKKKEEPLRVVFDTNVLVPALLFGGRLSWIIESWKGGSLMPCLTKETYEELRDVLYYPKFKLTEKEIGRVIKEDILPFFEVIEAAESVNGLCRDADDDKFISCAIAAGAAFLVTGDSALLDVEKYKPVRIIRATELFEILA